Proteins co-encoded in one Melitaea cinxia chromosome 13, ilMelCinx1.1, whole genome shotgun sequence genomic window:
- the LOC123659009 gene encoding omega-amidase NIT2-like, whose translation MSESATDAVHPRFLRKPRHYVNALKVALVQLSVGPDKAKNLAAAVSEIHKAKEKGAQLVALPECFNSPYGTKYFEEYAEEVPSGLTSRTLSQAAAEAGVCVVGGTLPERRGAALYNTCTVWGGRGELLATHRKMHLFDIDIPNKITFKESEVLSAGDQITTFDYQGIKIGIGICYDLRFSEMAHLMAKQGCSLLIYPGAFNMTTGPKHWELLARARANDEQLWVALVSPARDTTAGYVAWGHSLLVDPWATVVDQLSEGPGTLVADVDLNVVEEVRSQIPIRVQRRTDIYDTIQKK comes from the exons ctTTGAAAGTAGCCTTAGTACAGTTGTCAGTGGGACCAGATAAGGCTAAAAATTTAGCAGCTGCTGTCAGTGAGATACACAAGGCTAAGGAAAAGGGAGCACAATTGGTGGCCCTGCCGGAATGCTTCAACTCACCGTATGGAACAA AGTATTTCGAGGAGTACGCAGAGGAAGTGCCGTCGGGGTTGACGTCCCGGACGCTGTCCCAAGCGGCGGCGGAAGCGGGGGTGTGTGTGGTGGGGGGGACGCTGCCGGAGCGGCGCGGGGCCGCGCTGTACAACACGTGCACGGTGTGGGGCGGCCGCGGGGAGCTCCTGGCCACGCACAGGAAG ATGCATCTCTTCGATATTGACATACCAAATAAAATAACCTTCAAAGAGTCTGAAGTTTTAAGTGCTGGTGACCAAATAACCACATTCGATTACCAAGGAATCAAAATTGGAATCGGAATTTGCTACGACTTGCGATTTTCAGAAATGGCACACCTTATGGCTAAGCAAG GTTGCTCACTACTCATATACCCGGGAGCGTTCAATATGACAACAGGCCCAAAGCATTGGGAACTATTAGCTCGAGCTAGAGCCAACGATGAGCAACTCTGGGTAGCTCTAGTGAGTCCTGCGAGGGATACCACTGCGGGGTATGTGGCCTGGGGTCATTCTCTACTGGTGGACCCTTGGGCGACCGTCGTTGACCAGCTAAGTGAGGGCCCAGGTACACTCGTGGCAGATGTTG atTTAAATGTAGTTGAAGAGGTTAGAAGCCAAATACCCATTAGAGTTCAGAGAAGGACAGACATATACGACACAATTCAAAAGAAGTAA
- the LOC123659008 gene encoding D-amino-acid oxidase yields the protein MTKVAVLGAGVNGLSCAVRIKEQYPFIDVVVIAKDFSPNTTGDGSGGLWNPYLCGNTSQQLLGKWGGETYKYLHNLWLNEGCDISLVPMYELHRIKKDLSIHDWANSVFGYRILDKVHLDYLNGLSSVKYAVGRTFTSFVVYPPTLLKKMYQQFKNANGITIQSNINSLRDVKLDDYDVIINCMGLGAREAVPDPKMMPIRGQIARVSASWINQAVVEEDTAYYIIPNTHTCVLGGTNQKNNFSTEVDDDDKDFILNGCMEIMPEIKHAKLITHWVGLRPGRDEIRLESEEIDGKFYIHNYGHGGSGFTLFWGCSYDVLKIFDDYMKTKTQKEKSKL from the exons atgaCGAAAGTTGCAGTGTTAGGTGCCGGTGTTAACGGTTTGTCTTGTGCTGTGAGAATAAAAGAACAATATCCCTTTATTGAT gTAGTCGTCATAGCAAAAGATTTCAGTCCTAATACAACTGGCGATGGATCTGGAGGCTTGTGGAATCCATATCTCTGTGGAAATACATCACAACAACTTTTGGG CAAATGGGGTGGTGAGACCTACAAGTATTTGCATAACCTATGGCTGAATGAAGGTTGCGATATATCCCTCGTGCCAATGTATGAACTACACAGGATAAAAAAAGATCTCTCTATACACGATTGGGCTAATTCTGTATTTGGCTACAGGATATTAGATAAAGTACACCTGGATTACTTGAACGGATTATCATCTGTAAAATACGC agttGGTCGGACCTTTACCTCTTTTGTAGTATATCCTCCAACACTTTTGAAGAAGATGTACCAACAATTCAAAAATGCTAATGGTATTACGATACAATCTAACATAAACTCTTTGAGAGATGTAAAACTAGATGATTATGATGTCATCATTAACTGTATGGGTCTTGGAGCAAGGGAAGCGGTTCCAGATCCTAAAATGATGCCAATCAGAGGACAGATAGCTCGA GTTTCAGCGTCTTGGATTAACCAAGCAGTCGTAGAGGAAGATActgcttattatattataccaaA taCACATACCTGCGTGTTAGGCGGCACTAACcaaaagaataattttagtaCAGAGGTAGACGATGATGACAAGGATTTCATCTTAAATGGATGCATGGAAATAATGCCGGAAATCAAA CACGCAAAACTCATTACACACTGGGTTGGTTTACGTCCGGGAAGAGATGAAATAAGACTCGAGTCAGAAGAAATTGATGGTAAATTCTACATTCACAACTATGGACATG GTGGAAGCGGGTTTACATTGTTTTGGGGCTGTTCGTATGACGTTCTCAAAATATTTGACGATTATATGAAAACGAAAACGCAGAAAGAAAAATCGAAGctataa